A single window of Streptomyces cathayae DNA harbors:
- a CDS encoding carbohydrate ABC transporter permease translates to MSSGAASRRRLRVVRGRSRPRGGSRRSNTAPRPFGGWITPWLYLAPALVVLGGLLAYPVYQLGLISLFHFTQAQVSGGEPTTFKGFGNYAELFADDQFWQVLLATLLFAAACVVSTLAVGCALAVLLTRVRAVPRLALMLAGLGAWATPAVTGSTVWLFLFDADFGPVNRVLGLGDHAWTYGRYSAFFLVLLEVVWCSFPFVMVTVYAGIRAVPAEVLEAAALDGASQWRIWRSVLAPMLRPILVVVTIQSVIWDFKIFTQIYVMTGGGGIAGQNLVLNVYAYQKAFASSQYSLGAAIGVVMLLILLSVTLVYLRLLRRQGEEL, encoded by the coding sequence ATGAGCTCGGGGGCTGCGAGTCGTCGGCGGCTGCGGGTGGTGCGTGGCCGGTCGCGCCCACGCGGCGGTAGCCGCAGATCCAACACGGCCCCGCGCCCCTTTGGGGGCTGGATCACCCCCTGGCTGTATCTGGCGCCCGCCCTCGTCGTCCTCGGGGGGCTGCTCGCCTATCCGGTCTACCAACTCGGCCTGATCTCGCTCTTCCACTTCACCCAGGCGCAGGTCAGCGGCGGCGAACCGACCACCTTCAAGGGGTTCGGCAACTACGCCGAGCTCTTCGCCGACGACCAGTTCTGGCAGGTGCTGCTGGCCACCCTGCTGTTCGCGGCGGCCTGTGTGGTGTCCACCCTGGCCGTCGGCTGCGCGCTCGCCGTGCTGCTCACCCGGGTGCGCGCCGTGCCCCGGCTCGCCCTGATGCTGGCCGGGCTCGGCGCCTGGGCGACCCCGGCCGTCACCGGCTCCACGGTGTGGCTGTTCCTCTTCGACGCCGACTTCGGCCCGGTGAACCGGGTGCTGGGCCTGGGCGACCACGCGTGGACGTACGGGCGGTACAGCGCCTTCTTCCTCGTCCTGCTCGAAGTGGTCTGGTGCTCCTTCCCGTTCGTGATGGTCACCGTCTACGCCGGCATCCGCGCCGTACCCGCCGAGGTGCTGGAGGCCGCCGCCCTGGACGGCGCCTCGCAGTGGCGCATCTGGCGCTCGGTGCTCGCCCCGATGCTCCGGCCGATCCTGGTGGTCGTCACCATCCAGTCGGTGATCTGGGACTTCAAGATCTTCACCCAGATCTACGTCATGACGGGCGGCGGCGGCATCGCCGGCCAGAACCTGGTCCTGAACGTCTACGCCTACCAGAAGGCGTTCGCGTCCTCGCAGTACAGCCTCGGCGCCGCGATCGGCGTGGTGATGCTGCTGATCCTGCTCTCCGTCACGCTGGTGTACCTGCGGCTGCTGCGCCGTCAGGGGGAGGAACTGTGA
- a CDS encoding carbohydrate ABC transporter permease, whose amino-acid sequence MRRFVRRPWRLAAEATALLVAVVVAFPLYWMVLGAFKPAGEIESDRPRPWTLTPTLDSFRRVFGQQEFGRYFVNSVVVAVAVVIASALIAFLAATAVTRFRFRMRTTLLIMFLVAQMVPVEALTIPLFFLMRDLGQLNTLWSLILPHIAFSLPFAIWMLRGFVKAVPEALEEAAYIDGASRARFLWQILFPLVLPGLVATSVFSFISTWNDFLFAKSFIISDISQSTLPMALLVFYKPDEPDWGGVMAASTVMTIPVLVFFVLVQRRLVSGLGGAVKD is encoded by the coding sequence GTGCGCCGGTTCGTACGGCGTCCGTGGCGGCTCGCGGCCGAGGCGACGGCGCTGCTCGTCGCGGTGGTGGTGGCCTTCCCGCTCTACTGGATGGTGCTGGGTGCCTTCAAACCGGCCGGCGAGATCGAGTCGGACCGGCCCCGGCCGTGGACCCTGACCCCCACCCTGGACTCCTTCCGACGGGTGTTCGGGCAGCAGGAATTCGGCCGGTACTTCGTCAACAGCGTGGTCGTCGCGGTCGCCGTGGTGATCGCCTCGGCGCTGATCGCCTTTCTCGCGGCGACCGCCGTGACGCGGTTCAGGTTCCGTATGCGGACCACCCTGCTGATCATGTTTCTGGTGGCCCAGATGGTGCCCGTGGAGGCGCTGACGATTCCGCTGTTCTTCCTCATGCGGGACCTCGGCCAGTTGAACACGCTGTGGTCGCTGATCCTGCCGCACATCGCGTTCTCGCTGCCGTTCGCGATCTGGATGCTGCGGGGGTTCGTGAAAGCCGTTCCCGAGGCGCTGGAGGAGGCCGCGTACATCGACGGAGCGAGCCGCGCGCGGTTCCTGTGGCAGATCCTTTTCCCGCTCGTTCTGCCGGGGCTCGTGGCCACCAGTGTGTTTTCCTTCATCTCCACCTGGAACGACTTCCTGTTCGCCAAGTCCTTCATCATCAGCGACATCTCGCAGTCGACGCTTCCGATGGCCCTGCTGGTCTTCTACAAGCCGGACGAGCCGGACTGGGGCGGCGTGATGGCGGCGTCCACGGTGATGACGATCCCGGTGCTGGTCTTCTTCGTACTCGTACAGCGGCGCCTGGTCTCCGGACTGGGCGGAGCGGTAAAGGACTGA
- a CDS encoding beta-N-acetylhexosaminidase, with protein MTELIPAPRGVVAGSGEVRLTARSRLHAGPGTEGVGRWLRTVLGQATGLPLGEGRELDNPDGTDGDGIGLLLDPGLGPEEYRLVSDRTGVLIEGGSAAGVFWGAQTLRQLLGPDAYRRAPLGRDRVWAVPHGTIEDSPRFRWRGLMLDVARHFMPKEGVLRYLDLMAAHKLNVLHFHLTDDQGWRIEIKRYPKLTEIGSWRARTKVGHRASPLWDDTPHGGHYTQDDIREIVAYAAERHISVVPEIDVPGHSQAAIAAYPELGNTDVIDTASLTVWDTWGINPNVLAPTDNTLRFYEGVLEEVLELFPADAGPSVPFSGFVHLGGDECPKDQWRASAVAQQRINDLGLADEDALQSWFVGHFATWLAARGRRLIGWDEILEGGLAPGAAVSSWRGYAGGVAAARAGHDVVMCPEQHVYLDHRQDAGPDEPVPIGYVRTLEDVYRFEPVPPQLTAEEAGRVLGTQANAWSEVTENQDRVDYQVFPRLAAFAEVAWSALPAPAERDFADFERRTTAHRRRLDALGVAHRPPTGPLPWQRRPGVLGRPLDGPPPNR; from the coding sequence ATGACCGAACTCATTCCGGCGCCCCGCGGCGTCGTCGCCGGTTCCGGCGAGGTGCGGCTGACGGCGCGCTCCCGGCTCCACGCCGGTCCCGGGACGGAGGGCGTCGGCCGATGGCTGCGCACCGTCCTCGGGCAGGCGACCGGTCTGCCGCTGGGCGAGGGCAGGGAACTCGACAACCCCGACGGCACGGACGGCGACGGCATCGGGCTCCTGCTCGACCCCGGGCTCGGTCCCGAGGAGTACCGCCTCGTCAGCGACCGGACGGGCGTCCTGATCGAGGGCGGCAGCGCGGCCGGTGTCTTCTGGGGCGCCCAGACGCTGCGGCAGCTCCTCGGCCCCGACGCGTACCGCAGGGCCCCGCTCGGCCGCGACCGGGTGTGGGCGGTGCCGCACGGGACGATCGAGGATTCCCCCCGCTTCCGCTGGCGCGGACTCATGCTCGACGTCGCCCGGCACTTCATGCCCAAGGAAGGCGTGCTGCGCTATCTCGATCTGATGGCGGCGCACAAACTCAACGTCCTCCACTTTCATCTGACGGATGATCAGGGGTGGCGTATCGAGATCAAAAGGTATCCGAAGCTGACCGAGATCGGTTCCTGGCGGGCCCGGACGAAAGTCGGGCACCGGGCGTCACCGCTGTGGGACGACACACCGCACGGTGGCCACTACACGCAGGACGACATCCGCGAGATCGTCGCCTACGCCGCCGAGCGGCATATCAGCGTCGTACCGGAGATCGACGTACCCGGGCACTCGCAGGCCGCCATCGCCGCGTATCCGGAACTCGGCAACACCGATGTCATCGACACCGCCTCCCTGACCGTCTGGGACACCTGGGGGATCAATCCGAACGTACTCGCCCCCACCGACAACACCCTGCGCTTCTACGAAGGGGTGCTCGAGGAGGTCCTGGAACTGTTCCCCGCGGACGCCGGCCCCTCCGTTCCCTTTTCGGGGTTCGTACACCTCGGCGGCGACGAATGCCCCAAGGACCAGTGGCGTGCGTCGGCCGTCGCGCAGCAGCGGATCAACGACCTCGGCCTGGCCGACGAGGACGCTCTGCAGTCCTGGTTCGTCGGGCACTTCGCCACCTGGCTCGCCGCGCGGGGGCGCCGGCTGATCGGCTGGGACGAGATCCTGGAGGGGGGACTCGCCCCGGGCGCCGCCGTGTCGTCCTGGCGCGGCTACGCCGGCGGGGTCGCCGCCGCCCGTGCGGGACACGACGTGGTCATGTGCCCCGAGCAGCACGTCTACCTGGACCACCGGCAGGACGCGGGCCCCGACGAGCCGGTGCCGATCGGGTACGTGCGCACCCTGGAGGACGTCTACCGGTTCGAGCCCGTGCCGCCGCAGCTGACGGCCGAGGAGGCCGGGCGGGTCCTGGGCACCCAGGCCAACGCGTGGTCCGAGGTGACGGAGAACCAGGATCGGGTGGACTACCAGGTCTTCCCCCGGCTGGCCGCCTTCGCCGAGGTCGCCTGGAGCGCGCTGCCGGCTCCCGCGGAACGGGACTTCGCCGATTTCGAACGGCGGACGACGGCCCACCGCCGGCGCCTCGACGCCCTGGGTGTCGCCCACCGCCCGCCCACCGGACCGCTCCCCTGGCAGCGGCGCCCCGGAGTGCTGGGCCGCCCCCTCGACGGCCCGCCCCCGAACCGGTAG
- a CDS encoding FAD binding domain-containing protein has translation MSTHAPQAAQAVTLPTTLDEAVAALTAVPAAVPVAGGTDLMASVNSGQLRPAALVGLGRISEIRGWQYQDGHALLGAGLTHARMGRPDFAALIPALAASARAAGPPHIRNAGTLGGNIASAAPTGDSLPVLAALEATLIIAGQGGARREIPVSHLLAGMDMLRAGELIGYVRVPLLHAPQVFLKATGRTGPGRALASVALVLDPARRGVRCAVGAIAPMALRPLEAEQWVAQLIDWDNNRAIVPEALNAFGEYVAAACIPDPVPEEDGSVTPLPPAVLHLRRTVAALARRALGRALS, from the coding sequence TTGAGCACGCACGCACCGCAGGCGGCGCAGGCCGTGACGCTGCCCACGACGCTGGACGAGGCGGTGGCGGCGCTCACCGCCGTGCCCGCCGCCGTGCCCGTCGCGGGCGGCACCGACCTGATGGCCTCCGTCAACTCCGGGCAGCTCAGGCCCGCGGCGCTGGTCGGCCTCGGCCGGATCAGCGAGATCCGCGGCTGGCAGTACCAGGACGGCCACGCGCTGCTCGGCGCGGGCCTCACCCACGCCCGTATGGGCCGCCCCGACTTCGCGGCCCTCATCCCGGCGCTCGCCGCCTCCGCGCGTGCCGCCGGACCGCCGCACATCCGCAACGCGGGCACCCTGGGCGGCAACATCGCCTCCGCCGCCCCCACCGGTGACTCGCTGCCCGTGCTGGCCGCGCTGGAGGCGACGCTGATCATCGCGGGACAGGGCGGAGCCCGCCGGGAGATCCCGGTGTCGCACCTGCTGGCCGGGATGGACATGCTGCGCGCCGGTGAACTCATCGGCTACGTGCGCGTACCGCTGCTGCACGCCCCGCAGGTGTTCCTCAAGGCCACCGGCCGCACCGGCCCCGGCCGCGCGCTGGCGTCCGTCGCCCTGGTGCTCGACCCCGCCCGGCGCGGCGTCCGCTGCGCGGTGGGCGCCATAGCGCCGATGGCGCTGCGGCCCCTGGAGGCCGAGCAGTGGGTGGCCCAGCTCATCGACTGGGACAACAACCGCGCGATCGTGCCGGAGGCGCTGAACGCGTTCGGGGAGTACGTCGCCGCGGCCTGCATCCCCGACCCGGTCCCCGAGGAGGACGGCTCCGTCACGCCGTTGCCCCCCGCGGTACTGCATCTGCGGCGCACCGTCGCCGCGCTGGCCCGACGAGCACTGGGGAGGGCGCTGTCGTGA
- a CDS encoding 2Fe-2S iron-sulfur cluster-binding protein — MTDEQHGEGTSRGGGSRWDPLPQGDYDDGATAFVNLPEGGIEALLDSMESPLAAPGHGYVPPPITVTPAPEGTDPAAPGGWTVPGAPADGAQWNAPYDPQAPYDPQGGPSGQTAGQGGPEARTAQGHSGQGHSGQGHSGQDRFTYDPGASGQWAFEEPPAAGNPAPGSDVTGQWSIPVAEGDLPDESGEFTTSALAEQWGATPPVTPPATLPGGAPAPWATQSIGQPWGPGVPGVDPHHPETGSEPGSGREQGGPEPGRPAEPGRDTPTPGRPAPEPPSPAEPHWRTEPEAYREAAGVPSAPELREHPQPGTEGAVRPAPGPGEPAEAAEGARRPEAPHEAQEAPRRPTGDDPSEPAAAPEAAEHPEPSAPPAPDGSPTGTEPLPGVAHDDHPLATYVLSVNGTDRPVTDAWIGESLLYVLRERLGLAGAKDGCSQGECGACNVQVDGRLVASCLVPAVTTAGSEVRTVEGLAQDGQPSDVQRALARCGAVQCGFCVPGMAMTVHDLLEGNPEPSRLETRQALCGNLCRCSGYRGVVEAVQEVVAEREAHAEYAEHAEHAEPDPGADPGTVPGEPRIPHQAGPGAGGVNPAAFPPPGPHDRPHGQDGGQA; from the coding sequence GTGACCGACGAGCAGCACGGAGAGGGCACGTCCCGGGGCGGCGGCAGCCGCTGGGACCCGTTGCCCCAGGGCGACTACGACGACGGCGCCACGGCCTTCGTGAACCTCCCCGAGGGGGGCATCGAGGCCCTGCTGGACTCGATGGAGAGCCCGCTCGCCGCACCCGGCCACGGCTACGTGCCGCCGCCGATCACCGTCACCCCCGCCCCCGAGGGCACCGACCCGGCGGCACCCGGCGGCTGGACGGTGCCGGGCGCGCCCGCCGACGGCGCCCAGTGGAACGCCCCGTACGACCCGCAGGCCCCGTACGACCCGCAGGGCGGCCCGTCCGGGCAGACGGCAGGGCAGGGCGGCCCCGAGGCGCGGACCGCGCAGGGGCACAGCGGGCAGGGGCACAGCGGGCAGGGGCACAGCGGGCAGGACCGGTTCACGTACGACCCCGGGGCCTCCGGGCAGTGGGCCTTCGAGGAGCCGCCCGCCGCCGGGAACCCGGCACCGGGTTCCGACGTGACCGGGCAGTGGTCGATCCCCGTGGCCGAGGGCGACCTCCCGGACGAGTCCGGCGAGTTCACCACCTCCGCCCTGGCCGAGCAGTGGGGCGCCACCCCGCCGGTCACCCCGCCCGCCACCCTTCCCGGCGGCGCCCCCGCGCCCTGGGCCACGCAGTCCATCGGACAACCGTGGGGGCCGGGTGTACCGGGTGTGGACCCGCATCACCCCGAGACCGGCTCCGAGCCCGGTTCCGGCCGGGAGCAGGGCGGCCCGGAACCCGGCCGGCCCGCGGAGCCCGGCCGCGACACGCCCACGCCGGGGCGGCCCGCGCCCGAACCGCCGTCACCCGCCGAGCCCCACTGGCGGACCGAGCCGGAGGCCTACCGGGAGGCGGCCGGAGTGCCGTCCGCCCCTGAGCTCCGCGAGCACCCGCAACCGGGCACGGAGGGCGCCGTACGGCCCGCTCCCGGCCCCGGAGAGCCTGCCGAGGCGGCCGAGGGTGCCCGGCGCCCCGAAGCCCCGCACGAGGCCCAGGAAGCCCCACGACGCCCCACCGGTGACGACCCGTCCGAGCCGGCCGCCGCCCCCGAAGCGGCAGAGCACCCCGAACCCTCCGCGCCCCCCGCGCCGGACGGCTCGCCGACCGGGACCGAACCGCTCCCCGGAGTCGCGCACGACGATCACCCCCTCGCCACCTACGTGCTGAGCGTCAACGGCACCGACCGGCCCGTCACCGACGCCTGGATCGGCGAGTCGCTGCTCTACGTGCTGCGCGAGCGCCTCGGGCTCGCCGGTGCCAAGGACGGCTGCTCGCAGGGCGAGTGCGGGGCCTGCAACGTGCAGGTCGACGGCCGGCTCGTGGCGTCCTGCCTGGTCCCGGCCGTCACCACGGCCGGCAGCGAGGTCCGTACCGTCGAGGGCCTCGCCCAGGACGGGCAGCCGTCGGACGTGCAGCGGGCACTCGCGCGGTGCGGCGCGGTGCAGTGCGGCTTCTGCGTACCGGGCATGGCGATGACCGTGCACGACCTGCTGGAGGGCAACCCGGAGCCCAGCCGGCTGGAGACCCGTCAGGCGCTGTGCGGCAACCTGTGCCGCTGCTCCGGCTACCGGGGCGTGGTGGAGGCGGTCCAGGAGGTCGTCGCCGAACGCGAGGCGCACGCCGAGTACGCCGAGCACGCCGAGCACGCCGAACCCGACCCGGGCGCGGACCCGGGCACGGTTCCGGGCGAGCCCCGCATCCCGCACCAGGCCGGACCGGGCGCCGGCGGCGTCAACCCCGCCGCGTTCCCGCCCCCCGGACCGCACGACCGGCCCCACGGCCAGGACGGAGGCCAGGCGTGA
- a CDS encoding xanthine dehydrogenase family protein molybdopterin-binding subunit — MSNEAATVQAARAAEDASRAEPVPRGLGTSLPASDTRAKTEGTFPYAADLWAEGLLWAAVLRSPHPHARIVSIDTTHAREMPGVRAVVTHEDVPGDPLYGRGRADRPVFASDVVRHHGEAIAAVAADHPDTARLAAAAVIVEYEVLDPVIDPEQAFEAEPLHPDGNLIRHIPLRHGDPDAVGDLVVEGLYRIGRQDPAPIGAEAGLAVPRPDGGVELYLASTDPHGDRDTAAAAFDLEPDRVKIVVTGVPGAVADREDQSFQLPLGLLALRTGCPVKLTATREESFLGHAHRHPTLLRYRHHADAEGKLVKVEAQILLDAGAYADSSSEALAAAVAFACGPYVVPNAFIEGWAVRTNNPPSGHVRGEGALQVCAAHEAQMDKLAKKLGLDPAELRLRNVMATGDVLPTGQTVTCPAPVAELLEAVQDFPLPPLPKDTPAEEWLLPGGPEGAGEPGAVRRGVGYGLGMVHMLGGEGADEVSTATVKVQDGVATVLCAAVETGQGFTTLARQIVQEVLGVDEVRVAPVDTDQPPAGAGCRGRHTWVSGGAVERAAKMVRTQLLQPLAHTFGMSAELLQITDGRITSYDGVLSTPVAEALEGKELWATAQCRPHPTEPLDDFGQGDAFVGMSFCAIRAVVDVDIEIGSVRVVELAVAQDVGRVLNPAQLAARIEAGVTQGVGAALTENLRTPRGLIRHPDLTGYALPTALDAPDIQIVKLVEERDVVAPFGAKAVSAVPVVTSPAAIASAVRAATGRPVNRLPIRPQAAVVTSG, encoded by the coding sequence GTGAGCAACGAAGCCGCCACCGTGCAGGCCGCACGGGCCGCGGAGGACGCCTCCCGGGCGGAACCGGTCCCGCGCGGACTGGGCACCTCCCTGCCGGCCTCCGACACCCGCGCCAAGACCGAGGGCACCTTCCCGTACGCCGCCGACCTGTGGGCCGAGGGCCTGCTGTGGGCGGCCGTGCTGCGCTCGCCCCACCCGCACGCGCGCATCGTGTCCATCGACACCACCCACGCGCGCGAGATGCCCGGGGTGCGCGCCGTCGTCACCCACGAGGACGTCCCCGGCGACCCGCTGTACGGCCGTGGCCGCGCCGACCGTCCGGTCTTCGCCTCCGACGTCGTACGCCACCACGGCGAGGCCATCGCCGCCGTCGCCGCCGACCACCCGGACACCGCGCGGCTGGCCGCCGCCGCCGTCATCGTCGAGTACGAGGTGCTCGACCCGGTGATCGACCCCGAACAGGCCTTCGAGGCCGAGCCGTTGCACCCCGACGGCAACCTGATCCGGCACATCCCGCTGCGCCACGGCGACCCGGACGCGGTCGGCGACCTCGTCGTCGAGGGCCTGTACCGCATCGGCCGCCAGGACCCCGCCCCCATCGGCGCCGAGGCCGGACTCGCGGTACCCCGTCCCGACGGGGGCGTCGAGCTGTACCTGGCCTCCACCGACCCGCACGGCGACCGGGACACCGCCGCCGCCGCGTTCGACCTGGAACCCGACCGCGTCAAGATCGTCGTCACCGGTGTGCCCGGCGCCGTCGCCGACCGCGAGGACCAGAGCTTCCAGCTGCCGCTCGGCCTGCTGGCGCTGCGGACCGGCTGCCCGGTCAAACTCACCGCCACGCGCGAGGAGTCCTTCCTCGGCCACGCCCACCGGCACCCCACCCTGCTGCGCTACCGCCACCACGCCGACGCCGAGGGCAAGCTGGTGAAGGTCGAGGCGCAGATCCTGCTCGACGCGGGCGCCTACGCCGACAGTTCCTCCGAGGCCCTGGCCGCCGCCGTCGCCTTCGCCTGCGGCCCCTACGTCGTCCCGAACGCCTTCATCGAGGGCTGGGCGGTCCGCACCAACAACCCGCCCTCCGGCCATGTGCGCGGCGAGGGCGCCCTGCAGGTGTGCGCCGCCCACGAGGCGCAGATGGACAAGCTGGCCAAGAAACTCGGCCTCGACCCGGCCGAGCTGCGCCTGCGCAACGTCATGGCGACCGGCGACGTCCTGCCCACCGGCCAGACCGTGACCTGCCCCGCCCCGGTCGCCGAACTCCTCGAAGCGGTACAGGACTTCCCGCTGCCGCCGCTGCCCAAGGACACCCCCGCGGAGGAGTGGCTGCTGCCCGGCGGCCCCGAGGGCGCCGGGGAACCGGGCGCGGTGCGCCGCGGGGTGGGCTACGGCCTCGGCATGGTGCACATGCTCGGCGGCGAGGGCGCGGACGAGGTGTCCACGGCCACCGTGAAGGTCCAGGACGGCGTGGCGACGGTGCTGTGCGCGGCCGTCGAGACCGGCCAGGGCTTCACCACGCTGGCCCGGCAGATCGTCCAGGAGGTCCTCGGCGTCGACGAGGTGCGGGTGGCCCCCGTGGACACCGACCAGCCCCCGGCGGGCGCGGGCTGCCGCGGCCGGCACACCTGGGTGTCGGGCGGCGCGGTGGAGCGCGCGGCGAAGATGGTCCGCACCCAGCTCCTCCAGCCCCTGGCCCACACGTTCGGCATGTCCGCCGAGCTGCTCCAGATCACCGACGGCAGGATCACCTCGTACGACGGGGTGCTGTCGACGCCCGTCGCCGAGGCCCTGGAGGGCAAGGAACTCTGGGCCACCGCCCAGTGCCGTCCGCACCCCACGGAACCCCTGGACGACTTCGGTCAGGGCGACGCCTTCGTCGGGATGTCCTTCTGCGCGATCCGCGCGGTGGTCGACGTCGACATCGAGATCGGCTCGGTACGGGTCGTGGAACTGGCCGTCGCCCAGGACGTGGGCCGGGTGCTGAACCCGGCCCAGCTGGCCGCCCGGATCGAGGCGGGGGTGACCCAGGGCGTGGGCGCCGCGCTCACCGAGAACCTGCGCACGCCCCGCGGCCTGATCCGCCACCCCGACCTCACCGGCTACGCCCTCCCGACCGCCCTGGACGCGCCCGACATCCAGATCGTGAAACTCGTGGAGGAGCGGGACGTGGTCGCGCCCTTCGGCGCGAAGGCGGTCAGCGCGGTGCCGGTGGTGACCTCGCCGGCGGCCATCGCCTCCGCCGTCCGGGCCGCCACCGGCCGCCCGGTCAACCGCCTGCCGATCCGCCCCCAGGCCGCGGTGGTGACCAGCGGCTGA
- a CDS encoding SUKH-4 family immunity protein, producing the protein MSTTDTVVTDVVDVAAAITLTDDALDPFVTHASTRRWLTGPGLPCDSGLFSFARLRTEGLRTVAGATGGAGEAGGRLSAELRDQLVIGGLLGPAGTETGSVLLDGATGAVSTTYFFPDRPDGPDRPDRFDRHDLMDVRPLAPSLPTLVRFAAATDELAGLRGQFAAYAGRYGTKAVAEASRQLLAVFEEGADGEPAPLWRMAALIRPLALVAGPGTASGLALDLPVRLLDQEFGRGGVVRFEEVDFPATLTHEPTRRFLRETGLPEDGFLFQLDTDLPLRTLTEYYADGEGEFPPARLPAHADRLIRLGHLTDDHSLVVDGATGAVLNWSGPDSVLYPLNTDISTLAFTLWLLHREHAIDEESGHVLTSETYDQLAMTMIQVLSAVDPTGTTTDADWHYWTELFQDEAGGVL; encoded by the coding sequence ATGAGCACGACCGACACCGTTGTCACGGATGTCGTGGACGTCGCGGCAGCGATCACCCTGACCGACGACGCCCTCGACCCGTTCGTCACGCACGCGTCCACGCGCCGCTGGCTGACCGGCCCCGGACTGCCGTGCGACAGCGGCCTGTTCAGTTTCGCGCGGCTGCGGACCGAGGGCCTGCGCACCGTCGCCGGCGCGACGGGCGGCGCGGGGGAGGCGGGGGGCAGGCTCTCCGCGGAGCTGCGGGACCAGCTGGTCATCGGCGGGCTGCTCGGCCCGGCCGGCACGGAGACCGGGTCGGTCCTGCTGGACGGGGCCACCGGCGCGGTCTCGACGACGTACTTCTTCCCCGACCGCCCCGACGGCCCTGACCGCCCCGACCGTTTTGACCGCCACGACCTGATGGACGTCCGCCCGCTCGCCCCGTCGCTGCCGACCCTGGTGCGGTTCGCCGCCGCCACGGACGAACTGGCGGGACTGCGCGGCCAGTTCGCCGCCTACGCGGGCCGCTACGGCACGAAGGCGGTGGCCGAGGCCTCGCGGCAGCTGCTCGCGGTGTTCGAGGAGGGCGCGGACGGCGAGCCGGCCCCGCTGTGGCGGATGGCCGCACTGATCCGGCCGCTGGCCCTGGTGGCGGGTCCGGGCACGGCCTCGGGGCTCGCCCTCGACCTCCCGGTGCGCCTGCTGGACCAGGAGTTCGGCCGGGGCGGTGTGGTCCGCTTCGAGGAGGTCGACTTCCCCGCGACGCTCACGCACGAGCCGACCCGCCGCTTCCTGCGCGAGACGGGCCTGCCGGAGGACGGCTTCCTCTTCCAGCTGGACACCGACCTGCCGTTGCGGACCCTCACGGAGTACTACGCCGACGGCGAGGGCGAGTTCCCGCCCGCCCGCCTCCCCGCCCACGCCGACCGGCTGATACGCCTCGGCCACTTGACCGACGACCACAGCCTGGTCGTCGACGGCGCCACCGGCGCGGTCCTGAACTGGAGCGGGCCGGACTCCGTCCTGTACCCGCTGAACACGGACATCTCGACCCTCGCCTTCACCCTCTGGCTGCTGCACCGCGAGCACGCCATCGACGAGGAGTCGGGCCACGTGCTGACCAGCGAGACGTACGACCAGCTGGCCATGACGATGATCCAGGTCCTGTCCGCCGTCGACCCCACGGGCACCACGACCGACGCGGACTGGCACTACTGGACGGAACTGTTCCAGGACGAGGCGGGCGGAGTGCTCTGA
- a CDS encoding MerR family transcriptional regulator codes for MLIGELAARAGLSRDTVRFYEKLGLVTSRRLPSGYRDFAPETVVWLQYVRTAQTLGFSLAEIARHGEELRDAPDTAQALSALFAEKIRVVDTRMAELTALRAELTARVGTGCPLRAGG; via the coding sequence ATGCTGATAGGGGAGTTGGCCGCGCGAGCGGGCCTGTCCAGGGACACCGTCCGGTTCTACGAGAAGCTCGGCCTCGTCACGAGTCGGCGACTGCCCAGCGGTTACCGCGACTTCGCGCCCGAGACGGTGGTCTGGCTGCAGTACGTCCGCACCGCGCAGACGCTCGGGTTCTCCCTGGCGGAGATCGCACGGCACGGTGAGGAACTGCGCGACGCCCCGGACACCGCGCAGGCGCTGTCCGCGCTGTTCGCGGAGAAGATCCGGGTCGTCGACACGCGGATGGCGGAACTCACCGCCCTGCGCGCCGAACTCACCGCGCGCGTCGGCACCGGATGCCCGTTGCGGGCGGGTGGCTGA
- a CDS encoding GntR family transcriptional regulator, with the protein MDLDRSVPVWPQVAEELRRRLDAGQYPAGERFPAVNELAAELDVAPSTVQKAVAALREEGRLYTVLGQGSFVKGDE; encoded by the coding sequence ATGGACCTTGACCGCTCAGTACCCGTCTGGCCCCAGGTCGCAGAGGAACTGCGACGCCGCCTCGATGCTGGGCAGTACCCCGCCGGCGAGCGTTTCCCCGCAGTGAACGAGCTGGCGGCCGAGCTGGACGTGGCTCCCTCGACGGTGCAGAAAGCCGTGGCCGCTCTCCGAGAAGAGGGGCGCCTCTACACCGTGCTGGGTCAAGGCTCGTTCGTGAAGGGCGACGAGTGA